The following are encoded in a window of Brevibacillus sp. DP1.3A genomic DNA:
- a CDS encoding DoxX family protein has protein sequence MAYEKAFALLRIGTGILFFIHGIAKLQKGMAVVVTTFGDLGLPGWLAYLVLIVELIGGLALIIGVGARYAAWGLAAIMAGAIVTVKWAKGFVGGYELNLILLLVTICVGLKR, from the coding sequence ATGGCTTACGAAAAAGCGTTTGCATTATTACGGATCGGGACGGGAATCTTGTTTTTCATTCATGGCATAGCCAAGCTGCAAAAAGGGATGGCTGTTGTTGTGACGACGTTTGGAGATCTCGGCTTGCCGGGGTGGCTGGCGTATCTGGTGTTGATCGTAGAACTGATCGGCGGTCTCGCGCTGATCATCGGTGTCGGGGCGAGATATGCTGCCTGGGGATTAGCTGCGATCATGGCAGGAGCAATTGTGACGGTGAAATGGGCGAAAGGGTTTGTTGGCGGTTATGAGCTGAATTTGATCCTGTTGCTTGTCACGATTTGTGTGGGTCTAAAAAGGTGA